A segment of the Georgenia sp. M64 genome:
CTGCTCGAGGAACATCCGGAGCCGGTCCTCCGCGCCCTCCCAGTCGTCCTGCGGGTACATCGGGGCGAGCAGCTCGTCGGTGCGCACGCCGGCGTAGAACCGCTTCACCAGGCGCGCGAAGGTCTCGTGCCCGCCCATCGCGGTGAAGAGCGAGTCCATGTCCACGGGTTCGGTGCTCACGGCTCCCATTCTCCCAGGTGCGCGGCGGCCGCTCGTCCGTTGGTCCGCCCGTCCGCCGTCCGCCGGTCTGCCGGTCTACAGCGCCAGCTCGGCCAGGACCGGCAGGCCCGCCCGCACCCGGGCGCGGCCCTCCTCCGCGGACTCGGCGTCCACGGCGGCGCGGGCCAGCTCGCGGCAGCGCTGCAGGTCCGTGGCCGCCAGGACGGCAGCGACGTCGGGGATGGCCCGGGGGGTCATGGACAGGGTCGCGACGCCCAGGCCCACGAGGACGACGGCGAGGGCGGGGTCCGCGGCGGCCTCCCCGCACACGCCCACCGGCCGGGACTGCTGCGCACCGCCCCGGCAGGTCTCCTCCACCAGTCGCAGGACCGCCGGCTGCCAGGAGTCGGAGAGGTCGGCGAGGGGGCCCAGGAGCCGGTCCGCCGCCATGACGTACTGGGTGAGGTCGTTGGTCCCGACGGAGGCGAAGTGGGCCCGGGCGAGGATCGGCCCGGCCAGCAGGGCGGCGGCGGGCACCTCGACCATGACCCCCGACCGGTCGAGGCCGTGGGCGGCGCACGCGGCCACGAAGCTCTCGGCCTCGGCCACCGTCGCCACCATGGGCGCCATCACCCAGACCTGCGCCTCCTCCGCCGCCGCGGCGGCCGCGATCGCCTCGAGCTGGTGGTCGAGGACGGCGGGGGAGCGGCGGGCGGTGCGCAGGCCGCGCACCCCGAGTGCGGGGTTCGCCTCGGCGGTGTCGGTGAGGAAAGGCAGCGGCTTGTCCGCGCCGGCGTCGAGCGTCCGCACGACCACCTTCCGGCCGGGGAAGTGGGCCAGCACCTCGCGGTAGGCGGCGGTCTGGTCGGCGACCGAGGGCTCCTCGGCGCGGTCGAGGAAGCAGAACTCCGTCCGGAAGAGGCCGATCCCCTCCGCGCCGGCGGCGGCCGCGGCCTCCGCCCCGCGGGCGTCGCCCACGTTGGCCAGGAGCGCCACCTCGTGCCCGTCGGCCGTGCGACCGCGGCCGTCGAAGCTGCGCCGGCGTCCCGCCGCGACGGCGGCCCGCGCGAGGTCGTCGGCGTCCGGGTCCAGCCGCACGGTCCCGGCCCCGCCGTCGACGAGGACGGCCCGGCCCTCCGGCAGGGCGTCGAGCGCACCGGCCAGGGCCACGACCGCGGGGATGCCCAGGGAGCGGGCGAGGATGGCGGTGTGGGACGTCGGGCCGCCCTCGGCGGTGACGATCGCCCGCACCCGCGCGGGGTCGAGGAGGGCGGTGTCGGCGGGCGCGAGGTCCTGCGCGACGAGGACGAACGGCTCGGCCCGGGTGGGGACGCCCGGCAGCGCCGTGCCGGTCAGGACGGCGACGATCCGGTTGCGCACGTCGGTGACGTCCTGGGCGCGCTCGGCCATGTACCCGCCCAGGGCGCGCAGCTGCTCGGCGACGGTCCCGGCCGCCTCCCACACGCCGCGGGCGGCGGTGAGCCGGTCCGCCCGGACCCGGCGGGCGGCGGTCTTGACGAGGCTCGGGTCCCGCGCCATCTGCGCGGTGGTCTCGAGCAGCTCGCGGGCCTGCCCCTCGACGGTGGTTGCCGCGGTCTCGAGCCCGGCGGCGACCTCCTCGGCGGCGGCGCGGACCCGCGCGGCCTCGGCGTCGACGTCCGCCCCCGGGGGCAGGGTCTCGCGAGACGGCTCCACGGGCGCCGCACCGAGCCGCGCCACGGGCCCGGCGGCAAGGCCCGGACTGACGCCGACGCCCCGGAGGTCGCGGGCCCGCAGGCCCGGCTGGTCGTTCATGGCGCTCCTCCCTCGTCGGCGACCATCATGCCGCCTCTGCCGCAGGGTCGCCCGGCGCAGGTAGGCTCTCCCCGGACCGAGACCCCGGTCACACCTGACGACCGACGACGCCCGGAGGCACCGACGATGACCAAGGCCGAAGACATCCTCACCGCGCTGGGAGGTGCCGGGAACGTCGTCGACGTCGAGCCGTGCATCACCCGCCTGCGGGTGGAGGTCCGCGACCCGGCGGCGGTGGGGGAGCGCGACCTCAAGGCCACGGGCGCGTTCGGCGTGGTCCGCTCCGGCCGCATCGTCCAGATCGTCGTCGGTCCCGAGGCGGACGACCTGGCCGAGGCGATCGGCGCCATGCTCTGAGCCGGTCGCCGGTGCGCCCCGGCGGGCGCGGGCGGCAGCCTCTGGCAGGATCGTCTCGCGACGAGGGCGACCGACCGCCCCTCGCGACGTGAGGAGCGAGATGACAGACCCGGCCGCCGCCGAGGCCCCCGGACCGTCCCTGCACCGGCTGGCCGACGCCCTGGGCGTCGCCACGGACTTCTGGGACTTCACGGGACACCACCGGACCGTCGGTGCACCGACCATCCGTGCGGTGCTCGCCGCGCTCGGCGTCGACGCCGCGACCGAGGAGGCCGCGGAGGCGGCGCTGGCGGAGATCGACGTCGCCCCGTGGCGGGCCACCCTCCCGCCGTCCGTCGTCGTGCGGGCCGGGCGTGAGCACGACCTGGCCGTCCACGTCCCCGACGGCACCGCCGTGCGGGTGCACGTCGCGGTGGAGGACGGCCGCCGCTGGGAGCTCACCCAGCGCGAGGTGTGGACCGCCCCGCGGGACGTCGACGGCGTGCGCACCGGCCGGGCGACGTTCGTCCTGCCCGCGGACCTTCCGCTGGGCTGGCACGAGCTGGTCGCCGACGTCGAGGGCGGCAGCCGGGCGACGGCGCCGCTCGCCGTCACCCCCGCCGCCCTCGAGGCCCCCACCCTGGCCACCGACCGCGGCTGGGGGGTCATGGCGCAGCTGTACTCCGTGCGCTCGGCCACCTCGTGGGGGGTGGGGGACCTCGCCGACCTCGCCGAGCTGACCGCGTTCTTCGGTGACGTCGGCGCGGACTTCCTCCTCATCAACCCCCTCCACGCGGCGGAGACCACCGGGCACATGACGCCCTCGCCGTACCTGCCGGTCAGCCGCCGGTTCTTCAACCCTCTGTACATCCGTCCCGAGGACATCCCCGAGACCGCCTACCTCACCGGGCCCCAGCGGGCCCTGGTGGAGTGGGCCGCGCAGGAGGTCCGCCCCGCGAACACGACCAACGAGCCGCTCGACCGCGACGCCTCGTGGGCGGCGAAGCTGCGGGCGCTCGAGGTCGTCCACGCGGCGGGCCGGTCCCGGTCGCGCCAGCGCTCCCTCGACCGGTTCCGCGCCGAGGAGGGGCAGGGCCTGGAGGACTTCGCCCTGTGGTGCGCGCTGCAGGAGAAGTACGCGGGCCGGCCGTGGCCCGAGGAGCTCGCGGACGCGCGCTCGCCCTTCGCCGCCCGGGAGCGTCGCGAGCTCGCCGACCGCGTGGACTTCCACGTTTGGCTGCAGTGGGTCGCGGACTCCCAGCTCGCCCACGCCCAGCGGGTCGCCAAGGAGTCCGGGATGGGCCTGGGCGTCATGCACGACCTCGCCGTGGGCGTCCACCCCGACGGCGCCGACTCGTGGTCCCAGCGCGAGGCCTTCGCCCTCGGGATCGGTGTGGGCGCGCCCCCGGACATGTACAACCAGCAGGGCCAGAACTGGCACCAGCCGCCCTGGCGGCCCGACGCCCTGGCCCGCACGGCCTACGCCCCGCTGCGGGAGATGGCCCGCACGGTGCTGCGCCACGCCGGGGCGGTGCGGGTCGACCACATCCTCGGCCTGTTCCGGCTGTGGTGGATCCCCGACGGCATGGGCGCCGGCGAGGGCACCTACGTCCGCTACGACCACGAGGCGATGGTCGGGGTGCTCC
Coding sequences within it:
- the ptsP gene encoding phosphoenolpyruvate--protein phosphotransferase, which codes for MNDQPGLRARDLRGVGVSPGLAAGPVARLGAAPVEPSRETLPPGADVDAEAARVRAAAEEVAAGLETAATTVEGQARELLETTAQMARDPSLVKTAARRVRADRLTAARGVWEAAGTVAEQLRALGGYMAERAQDVTDVRNRIVAVLTGTALPGVPTRAEPFVLVAQDLAPADTALLDPARVRAIVTAEGGPTSHTAILARSLGIPAVVALAGALDALPEGRAVLVDGGAGTVRLDPDADDLARAAVAAGRRRSFDGRGRTADGHEVALLANVGDARGAEAAAAAGAEGIGLFRTEFCFLDRAEEPSVADQTAAYREVLAHFPGRKVVVRTLDAGADKPLPFLTDTAEANPALGVRGLRTARRSPAVLDHQLEAIAAAAAAEEAQVWVMAPMVATVAEAESFVAACAAHGLDRSGVMVEVPAAALLAGPILARAHFASVGTNDLTQYVMAADRLLGPLADLSDSWQPAVLRLVEETCRGGAQQSRPVGVCGEAAADPALAVVLVGLGVATLSMTPRAIPDVAAVLAATDLQRCRELARAAVDAESAEEGRARVRAGLPVLAELAL
- the malQ gene encoding 4-alpha-glucanotransferase: MTDPAAAEAPGPSLHRLADALGVATDFWDFTGHHRTVGAPTIRAVLAALGVDAATEEAAEAALAEIDVAPWRATLPPSVVVRAGREHDLAVHVPDGTAVRVHVAVEDGRRWELTQREVWTAPRDVDGVRTGRATFVLPADLPLGWHELVADVEGGSRATAPLAVTPAALEAPTLATDRGWGVMAQLYSVRSATSWGVGDLADLAELTAFFGDVGADFLLINPLHAAETTGHMTPSPYLPVSRRFFNPLYIRPEDIPETAYLTGPQRALVEWAAQEVRPANTTNEPLDRDASWAAKLRALEVVHAAGRSRSRQRSLDRFRAEEGQGLEDFALWCALQEKYAGRPWPEELADARSPFAARERRELADRVDFHVWLQWVADSQLAHAQRVAKESGMGLGVMHDLAVGVHPDGADSWSQREAFALGIGVGAPPDMYNQQGQNWHQPPWRPDALARTAYAPLREMARTVLRHAGAVRVDHILGLFRLWWIPDGMGAGEGTYVRYDHEAMVGVLLLEAHRAGAVVIGEDLGTVEPWVRGYLAERGVLGTSVLWFEKDAAGWPLEPGDYRELVLATVDTHDLPPVAGYLAEEHVDLRERLGLLTTPVEEVRAEARLERERMVARLREHGLVDENPTERELVEALHAYVVRTPAVLVGVSLTDAVGERRAQNQPGTDTEYPNWKVPLADGAERVVMVEDLPGSARLLSLVAAVRAAMGDDDRLA
- a CDS encoding glucose PTS transporter subunit EIIB, whose product is MTKAEDILTALGGAGNVVDVEPCITRLRVEVRDPAAVGERDLKATGAFGVVRSGRIVQIVVGPEADDLAEAIGAML